A stretch of the Flavobacterium aquiphilum genome encodes the following:
- a CDS encoding SixA phosphatase family protein, whose amino-acid sequence MKNLILIRHAKSSWEVPLHDKDRPLTSQGMQSAHLVSSTAIKYLPKTFSIWSSTAERAVETALIFAQNINFPLESIIYKDELYTFDERKLEKVIKSYSNGYDSIIIFGHNEAITNFVNKFGDVYIDNVPTAGFVHIEFDCESWDDIHKGKTKKMLFPRDLK is encoded by the coding sequence ATGAAAAATTTGATTTTAATTCGACATGCAAAGTCTAGTTGGGAAGTACCTTTGCATGATAAAGACAGACCATTAACTTCACAAGGAATGCAAAGCGCTCATTTGGTTTCATCCACCGCCATTAAATATTTGCCCAAAACCTTCAGTATTTGGAGCAGTACAGCCGAAAGAGCTGTTGAAACTGCCTTGATTTTTGCGCAGAATATAAACTTTCCTCTGGAGAGTATTATATATAAGGACGAGCTGTATACTTTCGATGAAAGAAAATTAGAAAAAGTTATTAAATCGTACAGTAATGGTTATGATAGCATAATTATATTTGGGCATAACGAGGCTATTACAAATTTTGTTAATAAATTTGGAGATGTTTACATTGATAATGTACCAACGGCAGGGTTTGTTCATATAGAATTTGACTGTGAAAGTTGGGACGATATCCATAAAGGCAAGACAAAAAAAATGCTATTCCCCAGAGATTTAAAATAG